A genomic window from Microbacterium sp. ET2 includes:
- a CDS encoding carbohydrate ABC transporter permease: MSTMTLTTRVAGRRSKGAPAKKLPWGPPSVYFIALVVIGMMLGPVLYIIIGGFRSNSEITVNPAGFPTEWRWENYASVLAAPQFWTQVGNSTLVGLATTLGAVALGLMASYVIARYSFRGRGALYALFAAGLMFPITVAITPLYIVIRNLGLMNSLPGVILPQIAFALPVTIIILVPFLRAIPDEIQEAAYIDGCGRLSFFWRMVLPLSIPGVITVAILAFIGSWNAYLLPLFILNNEAAFTLPLGVQQFSSQYSVDTARVLAFTSLSMLPALIFFSLFERRIVGGLTGAVKG; the protein is encoded by the coding sequence ATGAGCACCATGACCCTCACCACCCGCGTCGCCGGCCGGCGCAGCAAGGGTGCGCCGGCCAAGAAGCTCCCCTGGGGCCCGCCGAGCGTCTACTTCATCGCCCTCGTCGTCATCGGGATGATGCTCGGCCCGGTGCTGTACATCATCATCGGCGGCTTCCGAAGCAACTCCGAGATCACGGTCAACCCGGCTGGTTTTCCCACCGAGTGGCGCTGGGAGAACTACGCCAGCGTGCTGGCGGCTCCGCAGTTCTGGACGCAGGTGGGCAATTCCACCCTCGTGGGGCTGGCGACCACGTTGGGGGCCGTCGCGCTCGGGCTCATGGCCAGCTACGTGATCGCCCGCTACAGCTTCCGCGGCCGTGGCGCGCTGTACGCGCTGTTCGCGGCGGGACTGATGTTCCCCATCACCGTCGCGATCACTCCGCTGTACATCGTGATCCGCAACCTCGGCCTGATGAACAGCCTTCCCGGCGTCATCCTGCCCCAGATCGCGTTCGCACTCCCGGTGACGATCATCATCCTGGTGCCGTTCCTGCGCGCCATCCCCGATGAGATCCAGGAGGCGGCCTACATCGACGGATGCGGGCGTCTGTCGTTCTTCTGGCGGATGGTGTTGCCGCTGTCGATCCCCGGCGTCATCACCGTGGCGATCCTGGCGTTCATCGGCAGCTGGAACGCGTATCTGCTTCCCCTGTTCATCCTGAACAACGAGGCGGCCTTCACCCTCCCCCTGGGTGTGCAGCAGTTCTCCTCGCAGTACTCCGTCGACACCGCACGGGTGCTGGCGTTCACGTCCCTGTCGATGCTCCCCGCGCTGATCTTCTTCAGCCTGTTCGAGCGTCGCATCGTCGGCGGCCTCACCGGCGCCGTCAAGGGCTGA
- a CDS encoding UBP-type zinc finger domain-containing protein, whose translation MSETAIDPQARPSGDGCLECSEHDGWWVHLRRCAACGHVGCCDDSLGRHATGHFRETGHRVIQSFEPGEDWFWDYIDEQMIDGPALAPPQSHPTDQPAPGPRGRVPLNWRQILQER comes from the coding sequence ATGAGTGAGACCGCGATCGATCCGCAGGCGCGCCCGAGCGGCGACGGGTGCCTGGAATGCTCGGAGCACGACGGGTGGTGGGTGCATCTGCGGCGGTGCGCTGCCTGTGGGCACGTGGGATGCTGCGACGACTCGCTCGGTCGCCATGCGACGGGACACTTCCGCGAGACCGGGCACCGCGTCATCCAGAGCTTCGAACCCGGCGAGGACTGGTTCTGGGACTACATCGACGAGCAGATGATCGACGGGCCGGCACTGGCCCCGCCGCAGAGTCACCCCACCGACCAGCCGGCGCCCGGGCCGCGCGGTCGCGTTCCGCTGAACTGGCGGCAGATCCTGCAGGAGCGGTGA
- a CDS encoding FAD-dependent oxidoreductase — protein MAGPNLDPIQSPTLSDAQWERLTSAAEPRDVAAGEYVFRSGERDYPMILVATGEVEVVRDALVWADEEILATVGPGSIVGELGLLNGQAAFLSARVAEAGRMYFLPRSQLRRIMNEDDELCDIILHALWARRESLRRGSAAWTLKFLGRDGSSEFLALRRFAERIDLIHAAHAVTDHEVLKAEASGKTLQFTADDLPVAFIQGEPLVRATPGMVADRLGLSYQGQADEVVDLVVIGGGPAGLAAAIYGASEGLETVLLDAVAPGGQAAATSRIENFLGFPFGVSGGDLIGQATLQALKFGVRVYAPCEAIALDQHGDDLDVTLADGRRIRTRSTIVTSGASYRRLQLDRWEDFERAGIYYAATPLELRQVAESPVVVVGGANSAGQAALYLAANGCDVNLVVRGDNLSFRMSSYLVDRLLEDPRVHVHTQSHVVGLDGDRSLRKVAIDSVGEVDARGLFCFIGADPATSWLPDLDRDHDGFVRTGTDITVQSLTRWQEMGREPLPFETSLPRIFAAGDVRRGSMKRVAAAVGEGSSAVASVHRALAG, from the coding sequence ATGGCCGGTCCGAATCTCGACCCAATCCAATCACCCACCCTCAGCGACGCTCAGTGGGAGCGCCTGACGTCAGCCGCTGAACCGCGGGATGTCGCTGCGGGCGAGTACGTCTTCCGCTCCGGTGAGCGCGACTACCCGATGATCCTCGTCGCCACCGGCGAGGTGGAGGTCGTCCGCGATGCCCTTGTCTGGGCGGATGAGGAGATCCTCGCCACGGTCGGTCCCGGCTCGATCGTCGGCGAGCTCGGACTGCTCAACGGCCAGGCGGCGTTCCTCTCCGCTCGCGTGGCCGAGGCGGGGCGGATGTACTTCCTCCCCCGTTCGCAGCTGCGCCGGATCATGAACGAAGACGACGAGCTGTGCGACATCATCCTGCACGCCCTCTGGGCGCGCCGCGAGAGCCTCCGACGAGGATCTGCGGCGTGGACGCTGAAATTCCTGGGCCGCGACGGATCCAGCGAGTTTCTCGCGCTTCGCCGCTTCGCCGAGCGCATCGACCTGATCCACGCCGCGCACGCGGTGACCGATCACGAGGTGCTGAAGGCAGAGGCATCGGGGAAGACGCTGCAGTTCACCGCGGACGATCTCCCGGTGGCGTTCATCCAGGGCGAGCCCCTCGTTCGGGCGACCCCGGGGATGGTGGCCGACCGGCTGGGGCTCAGCTACCAAGGTCAGGCGGACGAGGTCGTCGACCTGGTGGTCATCGGAGGCGGCCCTGCCGGGCTCGCGGCCGCGATCTACGGGGCGTCGGAAGGCCTGGAGACCGTTCTTCTGGACGCGGTGGCGCCCGGCGGTCAGGCCGCAGCGACCTCGCGCATCGAGAACTTCCTCGGTTTCCCCTTCGGGGTCAGCGGCGGTGACCTCATCGGCCAGGCGACCCTGCAGGCCTTGAAGTTCGGCGTCCGTGTGTACGCGCCCTGCGAGGCGATCGCTCTCGATCAGCATGGCGACGACCTCGACGTGACCCTCGCCGACGGGCGCCGCATCCGCACGCGCAGCACGATCGTCACCTCCGGCGCCAGCTACCGCCGGCTCCAGCTGGACCGGTGGGAGGACTTCGAGCGCGCGGGGATCTACTACGCCGCCACGCCGCTCGAGCTGCGCCAGGTGGCCGAGTCGCCCGTCGTCGTCGTGGGCGGTGCGAATTCGGCGGGACAGGCTGCGCTGTACCTCGCGGCGAACGGGTGCGACGTCAACCTGGTCGTGCGTGGAGACAACCTGTCGTTCCGCATGTCCAGCTACCTGGTCGATCGACTCCTCGAAGATCCGCGCGTCCACGTGCACACGCAGTCGCACGTCGTCGGCCTCGACGGCGACCGCTCCCTCCGCAAGGTCGCCATCGACAGTGTCGGCGAGGTCGACGCGCGCGGCCTGTTCTGCTTCATCGGCGCCGATCCTGCGACCTCCTGGCTCCCCGACCTCGATCGCGACCATGACGGGTTCGTGCGCACCGGTACCGACATCACCGTGCAATCACTCACGAGGTGGCAGGAGATGGGACGGGAGCCTCTGCCGTTCGAGACCTCGCTCCCCCGCATCTTCGCCGCCGGCGACGTGCGGCGGGGCTCGATGAAGCGCGTGGCCGCGGCGGTCGGCGAGGGATCCAGTGCCGTCGCCTCGGTACACCGCGCTCTGGCCGGATGA
- a CDS encoding CinA family protein translates to MDAVEALAQRAQDRGARLAVAESLTCGLLASTIGKGESAQEWFAGGVICYALDVKERLLGLEPGTDPCSPECAEQLARGVRQLIVADVAVSVTGVGGPQPSDGHPAGTVYVGWADDTGTGHRMLELDTDDPGEVLEASVDAALHVFLDRLA, encoded by the coding sequence ATGGACGCCGTCGAGGCGCTCGCGCAGCGCGCCCAGGATCGCGGGGCGCGGTTGGCCGTCGCCGAGTCGCTGACCTGCGGCCTGCTCGCCTCGACCATCGGAAAGGGCGAGTCGGCGCAGGAGTGGTTCGCCGGAGGCGTGATCTGTTATGCGCTCGATGTGAAGGAGCGCCTTCTCGGGCTGGAGCCGGGCACCGATCCGTGCTCGCCCGAGTGCGCCGAGCAGCTCGCGCGCGGCGTGCGGCAGCTCATCGTCGCCGACGTCGCGGTTTCGGTGACGGGCGTCGGCGGTCCGCAGCCGTCGGACGGACATCCGGCCGGCACCGTCTACGTGGGCTGGGCGGATGACACCGGCACCGGCCACCGGATGCTGGAACTCGACACCGATGACCCCGGCGAGGTGCTCGAGGCCAGCGTGGACGCTGCGCTCCACGTCTTCCTCGACCGCCTCGCCTGA
- a CDS encoding carbohydrate ABC transporter permease encodes MVGPAVIFFVGFVILPVVMAAYYGFFRWSGFGPATDFVGLQNYFVIFSDPNFQAALGHNAFIVVASLVMQGPVALLLALLLNRKMRGQSVIRVLIFVPYVIAEVVVGTGFSLLLATRGALNGFLENVGLGFLAADWLSDPAIAIWTLMAILTWKYVGFAVILFLAGLQSIPEELYEAAAIDGASYWQIQRRITLPLLGPTVRIWAFLSIIGALQLFDLVYIIWGQYVASVAGTNTMAIYMVATGRNAGNFGYGNAVAVVIFLISLAVALVYQRYVLRRDTAGAITERGAG; translated from the coding sequence ATGGTGGGCCCCGCCGTCATCTTCTTCGTAGGGTTCGTCATCCTGCCGGTGGTGATGGCGGCCTACTACGGCTTCTTCCGCTGGTCGGGGTTCGGCCCCGCCACGGACTTCGTCGGCCTCCAGAACTACTTCGTCATCTTCAGTGACCCGAACTTCCAGGCGGCGCTCGGTCACAACGCCTTCATCGTCGTCGCCTCGCTGGTGATGCAGGGACCGGTGGCGCTGCTGCTGGCGCTGCTGCTGAACCGCAAGATGCGCGGTCAGTCCGTCATCCGAGTGCTGATCTTCGTCCCCTACGTCATCGCCGAGGTCGTCGTCGGCACCGGCTTCAGCCTTCTCCTCGCAACGCGCGGGGCCCTCAACGGCTTCCTCGAGAACGTCGGTCTGGGCTTCCTCGCCGCCGACTGGCTCTCCGATCCCGCGATCGCGATCTGGACCCTGATGGCGATCCTCACCTGGAAGTACGTCGGCTTCGCCGTCATCCTCTTCCTCGCGGGTCTGCAGTCGATTCCAGAGGAGCTGTACGAAGCCGCCGCGATCGATGGGGCGTCGTACTGGCAGATCCAGCGGCGGATCACCCTGCCGCTGCTCGGACCGACCGTCCGCATCTGGGCGTTCCTGTCGATCATCGGCGCACTGCAGCTGTTCGACCTCGTCTACATCATCTGGGGCCAGTACGTCGCATCGGTCGCCGGTACCAACACCATGGCGATCTACATGGTCGCCACCGGCCGCAACGCCGGGAACTTCGGCTACGGAAACGCCGTCGCCGTCGTCATCTTCCTCATCTCGCTGGCCGTCGCCCTGGTCTACCAGCGCTACGTGCTGCGACGCGACACCGCCGGCGCGATCACCGAAAGGGGTGCCGGATGA
- a CDS encoding Na+/H+ antiporter NhaA, whose protein sequence is MSTSTTSADPSASRPPRPRRRHSIAEKIGAIGQNRAAALLLLIATAVAVIWANVAHGAYEAFWEMHLTVGLGDIQLDFTLHALVNDALMAIFFFTVGLEVRREFAIGELTSWSRALVPVTAAIAGLVVPALLFVWIALPSGYAHAWGVVISTDTAFLVGALALVGPRIPGRLRIFLLSLAVVDDIGALSIIALVYTENFTPLPLIVAAVGLVGVYFTRYLPSGRGPVYATLAIIVWLAFLASGVHPTLAGVAIALLVPVYRPNRRDVEHALDLARTFRQSPNTEYARAAANSLRESISINERLQSAYAPYVAYVILPLFALANAGVQLTPEILAGAMRLGTHLGYRHRPGRGEVPGRVRVVGRSPAAEDR, encoded by the coding sequence ATGAGCACTTCCACGACATCCGCCGACCCGTCCGCCTCGCGCCCGCCCCGCCCGCGCCGACGGCACTCCATCGCGGAGAAGATCGGGGCGATCGGGCAGAACCGGGCGGCGGCGCTCCTGCTGCTCATCGCCACCGCTGTCGCGGTCATCTGGGCCAACGTCGCGCATGGCGCCTACGAAGCGTTCTGGGAGATGCACCTCACGGTCGGCCTCGGCGACATCCAGCTCGATTTCACGCTGCACGCCCTGGTCAACGACGCGCTGATGGCGATCTTCTTCTTCACCGTCGGGCTGGAGGTGCGGCGCGAGTTCGCGATCGGCGAGCTCACCAGCTGGTCGCGGGCGCTGGTTCCCGTCACCGCGGCGATCGCCGGGCTGGTGGTGCCGGCCCTGCTCTTCGTCTGGATCGCCCTCCCCTCGGGGTACGCGCACGCGTGGGGCGTGGTGATCTCGACCGACACCGCCTTCCTCGTGGGCGCCCTCGCCCTCGTCGGTCCGAGGATTCCCGGGCGACTGCGGATCTTCCTGCTGTCCCTCGCGGTCGTCGACGACATCGGGGCTCTGAGCATCATCGCGCTGGTCTACACCGAGAACTTCACCCCGCTTCCGCTCATCGTCGCCGCGGTGGGTCTTGTGGGCGTCTACTTCACGCGCTATCTGCCCTCGGGCCGGGGGCCGGTGTATGCGACCCTTGCGATCATCGTGTGGCTCGCCTTCCTCGCCTCGGGGGTGCACCCGACACTCGCCGGCGTCGCCATCGCCCTCCTCGTGCCGGTCTATCGTCCCAATCGGCGCGACGTCGAGCACGCGCTGGATCTCGCCCGCACCTTCCGGCAGTCGCCGAACACCGAGTACGCCCGCGCGGCGGCCAACAGTCTGCGCGAGTCGATCTCGATCAACGAGCGCCTGCAGTCCGCCTACGCCCCGTACGTCGCCTATGTCATCCTGCCGCTGTTCGCCCTGGCGAACGCGGGAGTTCAGCTCACGCCCGAGATCCTCGCCGGCGCGATGAGGCTCGGCACTCACCTGGGGTATCGTCATCGGCCTGGTCGCGGGGAAGTTCCTGGGCGTGTTCGGGTCGTCGGCCGTTCTCCGGCTGCTGAAGATCGGTGA
- a CDS encoding DsbA family protein: MFGSSAVLRLLKIGDFGPGLTLDRIAGGAALCGIGFTISLFIVDLAIDDDLAQNEARVGVLVASVLAFVVATIVFRVSDAMHPDMQTGETLVRPVDPRRDHVFGSMDAPYEIVEYGDFQCPFCLKASGSIEEVRRELGDQLRYVWRHAPLTQQHPNALAGAEASEAAALQGRFFEFERGLFSDQEHQLPSDIVRLAASLGLDVERFERDLTAPEVTARVRDDMLDAEAMNISSVPTFFLGGRRHHGPYDAQTLIRSLQASRAEPQGPRSDASAE, translated from the coding sequence GTGTTCGGGTCGTCGGCCGTTCTCCGGCTGCTGAAGATCGGTGACTTCGGCCCCGGTCTCACCCTCGACCGGATCGCCGGGGGCGCGGCTCTGTGCGGTATCGGATTCACGATCTCCCTCTTCATCGTCGACCTCGCGATCGACGATGACCTGGCGCAGAACGAGGCGCGCGTCGGCGTGCTCGTCGCATCCGTCCTCGCCTTCGTCGTCGCCACGATCGTGTTCCGGGTGTCTGATGCGATGCACCCGGACATGCAGACGGGCGAGACCCTCGTCCGGCCGGTCGACCCGCGACGCGACCACGTCTTCGGTTCGATGGACGCGCCCTACGAGATCGTCGAGTACGGCGACTTCCAGTGCCCGTTCTGCCTGAAGGCGTCGGGGTCGATCGAGGAAGTCCGGCGCGAGCTCGGCGATCAGCTGCGGTACGTGTGGCGACATGCGCCGCTGACCCAGCAGCATCCCAACGCCCTGGCGGGCGCCGAAGCGTCGGAGGCGGCAGCCCTCCAGGGGAGATTCTTCGAGTTCGAGCGGGGTCTCTTCTCCGACCAGGAGCACCAGCTCCCATCCGACATCGTTCGACTCGCGGCCTCGCTCGGCCTGGATGTCGAGCGGTTCGAACGCGACCTCACCGCCCCCGAGGTGACCGCACGGGTGCGCGACGACATGCTCGACGCCGAGGCGATGAACATCTCGTCCGTGCCGACGTTCTTCCTGGGCGGGCGCCGCCATCACGGTCCCTACGACGCGCAGACCCTCATCCGTTCGCTGCAGGCGTCACGCGCAGAGCCTCAGGGCCCTCGTTCTGACGCGTCGGCTGAGTAG
- a CDS encoding glycosyltransferase family 2 protein, with protein sequence MAHPNPPRRISVVIPVKDDADELRHALTALADQTVPPDEVVVLDNGSDDHVEAVAREAGARLVREPGGGIPRANAAAFDAATGDIIARMDADCRPGREWVAGIVRAFDAQPEVAAVTGGGRFVDGPPWLRRPLAAVYLFAYSASLWPALGHAPLWGSNLAVRREAWQRVAPLVHRDDPDVHDDLDLAFHLGERHRIRLVPGLPMGMSMRPFADASAMRRRFRRGIHTVLIHWPRDVPPVRIVRLTLARATGRTFPGSTRMSTGSTGARESETVDGMSDATASQPSDPTDAADGAQTHEPTPETDDTDTVAVDDGDSLRDRSDLQDLPPVDAKK encoded by the coding sequence ATGGCCCACCCGAACCCCCCGAGGCGGATCAGCGTCGTCATCCCCGTGAAGGATGACGCCGACGAGCTGCGGCACGCCTTGACCGCGCTGGCTGACCAGACGGTGCCGCCGGACGAGGTCGTCGTGCTCGACAACGGCTCCGACGACCACGTCGAAGCGGTCGCGCGAGAGGCGGGTGCCCGTCTGGTGCGGGAGCCGGGCGGAGGCATCCCCCGGGCGAACGCCGCTGCCTTCGATGCGGCCACCGGCGACATCATCGCGCGCATGGATGCCGACTGCCGACCGGGCAGGGAGTGGGTGGCCGGGATCGTCCGCGCCTTCGACGCGCAGCCCGAGGTCGCAGCCGTGACGGGCGGGGGCCGCTTCGTCGATGGACCCCCGTGGCTTCGCCGACCGCTCGCCGCGGTCTATCTCTTCGCCTACTCCGCCTCGCTCTGGCCGGCGCTCGGCCACGCGCCGCTCTGGGGGTCGAATCTCGCGGTCCGCCGGGAGGCCTGGCAGCGCGTCGCACCTCTCGTCCACCGAGACGACCCCGACGTGCACGACGACCTCGACCTCGCCTTCCACCTCGGCGAGCGTCACCGCATCCGACTGGTTCCGGGGCTTCCCATGGGGATGTCCATGCGCCCGTTCGCCGACGCGTCGGCGATGCGACGGAGGTTCCGTCGCGGCATCCACACCGTCCTCATCCACTGGCCGCGCGACGTGCCCCCCGTGCGGATCGTGCGCCTCACCCTCGCGCGCGCGACGGGGCGGACCTTTCCCGGTTCCACCCGGATGTCAACGGGGTCGACCGGCGCGCGCGAAAGCGAGACAGTGGATGGCATGAGCGACGCGACAGCATCTCAGCCCTCCGACCCGACCGACGCAGCCGACGGCGCGCAGACCCACGAGCCCACCCCTGAGACGGACGACACCGACACGGTCGCGGTGGACGACGGAGACTCGCTCCGCGACCGCAGCGACCTGCAGGACCTCCCGCCCGTGGACGCGAAGAAGTAG
- a CDS encoding SDR family oxidoreductase, whose amino-acid sequence MSDRSEQDFPPQGQQQPGTIDEMAPDPDHGEDSYVGSGRLAGKRALITGGDSGIGRAVAIAFAREGADVVITAMPEEEEDASGTVSLIEDAGRTGAALVGDLRDEAFATSIVDDAAERMGGLDIVVLNAAYQADRDSLATIPTEEFDRVFRTNLYGLMFTARAALPRLTAGASIIVTSSVQAFQPSPGLIDYAMTKAAQVAFVKALAQEVGERGIRVNAVAPGPIWTPLIPATGFDEDKLTSFGSDTPLGRAGQPAELAGAYVYLASDDASYTSGAILAVTGGKPL is encoded by the coding sequence ATGTCGGACCGCAGCGAGCAGGACTTCCCGCCTCAGGGGCAGCAGCAGCCCGGCACCATCGATGAGATGGCGCCCGACCCCGACCATGGCGAGGACAGCTACGTCGGCTCCGGGAGGCTCGCCGGCAAGCGCGCCCTCATCACCGGGGGTGACTCGGGCATCGGCCGCGCCGTGGCCATCGCATTCGCGCGAGAGGGTGCCGACGTCGTCATCACGGCGATGCCGGAGGAGGAGGAGGATGCGTCGGGCACCGTATCGCTCATCGAAGACGCCGGCCGCACCGGCGCGGCGCTCGTCGGCGATCTGCGCGACGAGGCATTCGCGACGAGCATCGTCGACGATGCCGCCGAGCGTATGGGCGGCCTCGACATCGTCGTGCTGAACGCCGCGTACCAGGCCGATCGCGACAGCCTGGCCACGATCCCGACCGAGGAGTTCGACCGCGTCTTCCGCACCAATCTCTACGGGCTGATGTTCACCGCGCGCGCGGCACTGCCGCGATTGACGGCGGGAGCATCGATCATCGTCACCTCGTCGGTCCAGGCGTTCCAGCCCTCGCCGGGCCTCATCGATTACGCGATGACCAAGGCGGCGCAGGTGGCGTTCGTGAAGGCGCTCGCCCAGGAGGTCGGTGAGCGGGGAATCCGTGTCAACGCCGTCGCTCCCGGTCCGATCTGGACTCCGCTCATCCCCGCGACCGGCTTCGACGAGGACAAGCTCACCTCCTTCGGTTCGGACACCCCCCTCGGGCGTGCCGGACAGCCCGCGGAGCTCGCGGGCGCATACGTCTACCTCGCCTCCGATGACGCGTCGTACACGTCCGGGGCCATCCTCGCCGTGACCGGGGGCAAGCCGCTGTAG
- a CDS encoding ATP-dependent DNA ligase: MGRFIYDTMANSVDIEDRTLAHLRIVVMNKLRRSESFMFDVEIGDGSGRRSFWMHPSVPMQFHFFGSRNPRINRLWIEELMLAASGPNGLSITPEPAEEENPPSSGSAPRGLS; this comes from the coding sequence ATGGGTAGGTTCATCTACGACACGATGGCGAACTCCGTTGACATCGAAGACCGGACGCTCGCTCACCTCCGGATCGTCGTGATGAACAAGCTCCGCCGGTCGGAGTCCTTCATGTTCGACGTCGAGATCGGCGATGGCAGCGGACGGCGCAGCTTCTGGATGCACCCGTCGGTGCCGATGCAGTTCCACTTCTTCGGCAGTCGGAACCCCCGTATCAACCGCCTGTGGATCGAGGAGCTCATGCTCGCCGCAAGCGGCCCGAACGGCCTCAGCATCACGCCCGAGCCCGCCGAGGAGGAGAACCCGCCGAGCTCGGGTTCGGCTCCCCGCGGTCTGAGCTGA
- a CDS encoding glycoside hydrolase family 3 N-terminal domain-containing protein, which translates to MTLEEKLGQLVGFWIDQGDEVVAPLAGEMKTSTRFEDAVVHGIGHFTRVYGTRPVDPIARAEWLWNEQRRLQRETRLGIPALVHEECLTGLAAWQAATFPTPLAWGAAWDPELVAEMGRLIGGSMRELGIHQGLAPVLDVIRDPRWGRVDECIAEDPYVVGTIGTAYVRGLQDAGVHATLKHFVGYSGSQAGRNHAPVHAGPREMADVFLPPFEMAVRDGGVRSVMNSYAEIDGVPVASSHEYLTELLRDRWGFDGVVVADYFAVAFLHTMHQIAADLGEAAQLALEAGIDVELPTLDAFPALTERVRSGLLDEAVIDRAVTRVLTQKEELGLLDADFDTPPRQIDLDSPAHRRVARRLAEEGTVLLTNDGTLPLAPDARRIAVLGPNADSAEALMGCYSFANHVLAHHPGTEMGFEIPTVLEALRTALPDAEISHEAGCDVEGDDRSRIAPAVDLAAVSDVAVVVVGDRAGLFGRGTVGEGNDVESLDLPGLQRELVEAVVATGTPVVMVLLTGRPYAIAWAVEGERSPAAVVQSFFPGEEGGAALAAILTGAVNPSGRLPVSLPRSAGAQPYTYLHPLLGGPSDVTSAGNTPVLPFGHGLGYTSFTREDLTVDGSVVAGASFTATVTVRNAGARSGTDVVQLYAHDPVATVTRPQAQLLAYQRVSLEPGESATVSFEVPTQRLAFSGRDLTRIVEPGAIQLWVGASAADRETTAALEITGDVHPVGAGDPRIATARVTPAPAPRDGVSSPVAAAVR; encoded by the coding sequence ATGACCCTCGAGGAGAAGCTCGGCCAGCTCGTCGGCTTCTGGATCGATCAGGGCGATGAGGTGGTGGCCCCTCTCGCGGGCGAGATGAAGACCTCGACCCGGTTCGAAGACGCCGTCGTGCACGGCATCGGGCACTTCACGCGCGTCTACGGCACCCGCCCGGTCGATCCCATCGCCCGGGCGGAGTGGCTGTGGAACGAGCAGCGCCGCCTCCAGCGGGAGACGCGGCTGGGCATCCCCGCGCTCGTCCACGAGGAGTGCCTCACCGGGCTCGCCGCGTGGCAGGCCGCGACCTTCCCCACGCCGCTCGCGTGGGGCGCGGCGTGGGACCCCGAGCTCGTGGCAGAGATGGGCCGCCTCATCGGGGGATCGATGCGCGAGCTCGGCATCCATCAGGGGCTTGCTCCGGTGCTCGATGTCATCCGCGACCCCCGGTGGGGCCGGGTCGACGAGTGCATCGCCGAAGACCCCTACGTCGTAGGCACCATCGGCACGGCGTACGTGCGCGGTCTGCAGGACGCGGGGGTGCACGCCACCCTGAAGCACTTCGTCGGCTACTCCGGCTCGCAGGCTGGCCGGAACCACGCACCCGTGCACGCGGGGCCCCGTGAGATGGCGGATGTCTTCCTGCCGCCGTTCGAGATGGCGGTGCGTGACGGTGGCGTGCGCTCGGTGATGAACTCGTACGCCGAGATCGACGGCGTGCCCGTCGCCTCATCTCACGAATACCTCACCGAGCTGCTGCGCGACCGATGGGGTTTCGACGGCGTCGTGGTCGCCGACTACTTCGCGGTGGCCTTCCTGCACACCATGCATCAGATCGCCGCCGATCTCGGCGAGGCCGCACAGCTTGCACTCGAGGCCGGAATCGACGTCGAGCTGCCCACCCTGGACGCCTTCCCCGCACTGACCGAGCGGGTTCGCTCCGGCCTCCTCGACGAAGCGGTGATCGATCGCGCGGTGACGCGTGTGCTCACCCAGAAGGAGGAGCTGGGCCTCCTCGACGCCGATTTCGACACCCCGCCCCGTCAGATCGATCTCGACAGCCCCGCCCACCGCCGCGTGGCGCGCCGGCTGGCTGAAGAGGGGACGGTGCTGCTGACCAACGACGGAACGCTGCCGCTCGCCCCCGACGCGCGTCGGATCGCCGTCCTCGGACCCAACGCCGACAGCGCGGAAGCCCTCATGGGCTGCTATTCGTTCGCCAACCACGTTCTCGCGCATCACCCCGGGACGGAGATGGGCTTCGAGATCCCCACGGTGCTCGAGGCTCTGCGCACCGCACTCCCCGACGCGGAGATCTCGCACGAGGCCGGCTGCGACGTCGAGGGCGACGACCGGTCGCGGATCGCCCCGGCGGTCGATCTGGCGGCGGTGAGTGACGTCGCGGTCGTCGTGGTCGGCGACCGCGCGGGCCTTTTCGGCCGCGGCACAGTCGGAGAGGGCAACGACGTGGAGTCCCTCGACCTCCCCGGCCTGCAGCGCGAGCTCGTCGAGGCGGTCGTCGCCACCGGCACCCCCGTGGTGATGGTGCTCCTGACCGGGCGGCCCTATGCCATCGCGTGGGCGGTCGAGGGCGAGCGGTCCCCCGCGGCCGTCGTGCAGTCGTTCTTCCCCGGCGAAGAGGGCGGCGCGGCGCTCGCGGCGATCCTCACCGGTGCGGTCAACCCGTCGGGCCGGCTGCCGGTGTCGCTCCCCCGGTCGGCCGGGGCGCAGCCCTACACCTACCTGCATCCGCTCCTGGGCGGACCCTCCGACGTCACCAGCGCCGGCAATACACCCGTCCTGCCTTTCGGCCACGGCCTCGGCTACACCTCCTTCACCCGCGAAGACCTCACCGTCGATGGGTCGGTGGTCGCCGGCGCGAGCTTCACGGCGACGGTCACGGTGCGCAACGCCGGCGCGCGGAGCGGCACCGACGTCGTGCAGCTGTACGCGCACGATCCCGTCGCCACGGTCACGCGTCCCCAGGCTCAGCTGCTCGCTTACCAGCGGGTTTCGCTCGAGCCCGGTGAATCGGCGACGGTCTCGTTCGAGGTTCCCACCCAGCGACTCGCCTTCAGCGGGCGCGACCTGACCCGCATCGTCGAGCCGGGCGCGATCCAGCTGTGGGTGGGAGCGTCGGCCGCCGACCGCGAGACGACGGCCGCCCTCGAGATCACTGGAGACGTACACCCCGTGGGGGCGGGCGATCCGCGGATCGCGACCGCGCGCGTCACCCCGGCACCGGCCCCCCGCGACGGGGTGTCGTCCCCCGTGGCCGCAGCCGTCCGCTGA